The genomic DNA GGCGACGCGGGTGCTGGAGCATCTGGGTCGAAGCAGCACGGAGACCCGCTTGATCGGGGAAGAACAGCGCGGCGAGACGGATATCTTCATCTACCCGCCGTATCCATTCCGCGTGATCGGTGGGCTGCTGACGAATTTCCACCTGCCGGAAAGCACGCTGATCATGCTGGTGAGCGCCTTCGCCGGCCGCGAATTAGTCATGGAGGCCTACCGCCAGGCGGTGCAGGAGCGCTACCGCTTCTACAGCTACGGCGACTGCATGCTGCTGGTGTGACGAAAAACCGTTGCGCAGGCCGGTATCGGCGCCTTTACTCCGCCTGCTGTCAGGGGCCGTGGAGGTTCGGCAGGCGAATCCCGCCAGGCCTTGATCGGAGCAACGGTAGTTTGTCCGTGCTTGCCGCGGTTCCCTGGCAGCACTCTTTTTTCCCTCACGCGCTACTTCAGCGCGGTGGCCAAGGGCGAAGGCGCCAGATCGTCCGGCGCATTCCCCGCGAGTTCCGTGATGGTCTTCACCGGGTCCAAGCGGTTCAGCGGAAACATCCCGTAGCCGGATCCCACGTCGATCCCGTCGCCACGACGCATCTCGAAATGCAGGTGCGCGGGATAGTAGCCGTTCGCCGTTCCGACCGTTCCGATCCTGGCACCGCGAGCCACCAATCCGCCGGCCGACACATCGATGCGATCCAGGTGCGCATACATCGACTCCAGCACGCGGCCCTCGCGATCGCGATGCGCCACGATGATCGTCTTGCCCCAACCGGGCGACGGCTCGCCAGCAAACGCCACCAGCCCGTCAGCCGTCGCGAACACAGGATCGCCGAGGTCCGTATTCCGGCCACCGATGCCATTGAGGTCATCGCCTGTATGGTGACCGCCGCGATCGGCATTCATCTCCCAGAATTGCTGCGCATTGTAAGTGAGCGCGCCATGCTCCGAGCCCAGCGGACTTTCAAAACGGGTGGCTGCCGGTATCTCCGCAAGTTGCCACGCGGAAAAGCCATGCAGCCGATAGCGCGGCTGGCCATCGGCCGGGAGCATCAGCGGCGCATCCGCATCCTGGAAACCGGTAAGCGCCTCGATGGGCGGCACCACCGGCGGACGGTCCTGCCAAAGCGCGGTGCCGAGCATGCCGGCCGCGGCTGTTAGAAAAATCAACGACGAACGCGCGGCCATGCGAAATCAGATCAATCGAAGTCGAGATAGATCTCCGCACGGCGGTTGGCGCGGCGGCCTTCGGGATTGTCCCCGCCACTCTCGGTGAAGTTCGGTCGGCGCGGCTGCGACTGGCCCTTCGCCACCGTGATGATCTGATTCTCCGCGACACCCGTCTTCACCAGATACTCCTTCACGAAATTCGCCCGGCGCAGGGAGAGCTTCTCGTTGTAGGGCTCCGTGCCGAGCGCGTCGGTGTGGCCGGAAAGCGTAAGCTGCTTCGCAGGGTCGGTCTTGAGAATCTGCGCCACGATATCGAGCTGCCGCTCCGTGCGCGGCGCGAGCGTGTCCTCGTCGAAGCCGAAATAGAGCACCAGCGTATCGCCGCCCTTCGGGTTCTTCAGCAGCGGCGTGTAGTAGACATCGCCTCCCGCGACGCGCTTCGCGTAGTCGGCGAGAAGCTGGTCGAGATTGATGTCAGAGACACGCCAGTGGCCGTTCTGTTCCGGCTGGCGCAGCACCATCGAAAACTCCGCGGCATCGCTGCCATCCGCTGCCACCACCCGGGCGATATATCCGCAGGTATCCGGCCGCTGGAACATCGCGCGCAGGGGCTTGTCGGCGCGCAGGTTGTAGTTGCCGTCTTCGAAGAGAATGCACAGCCCCGCAATCTTCGCATCGGAGACCGTGGCGGGATCGGCGAACTCCTTCGCTAGCTCGAACTGCTGGTGCAACGTCGCCTGCAGGAAGGCATCGGCAATGCCCAGCGCATCCACGAGCACCGCCTTCGGCACCGGCTCACCGGGGGCAGGAGGAAGCACCAGCGATTGGACGGACCACTTGCCGGCCTCGTTCTTGAGATCGAAGAAAATCCGGTCGCGGCCGGCTTCCACGCCATCGAGCCAGAGCGCCCAACGAGCGCGCTTGTTCAGCTCGAGCTCGCCGACTTCCTGCACGGCATTCGGCTTGCGAAGCTTCGGCGTCTGGGTCGCGAGCTGGGCCAGTCGCTTGCGCGTGCCGTCATCCAGCGCCTGCTTGCCGATCAGCTGCCCCAGCTTTTCGAAGTCACCCGTCTCCAGCGCGGTACCGATCTTGCCCAGCAACT from Luteolibacter sp. Y139 includes the following:
- a CDS encoding M23 family metallopeptidase, which translates into the protein MAARSSLIFLTAAAGMLGTALWQDRPPVVPPIEALTGFQDADAPLMLPADGQPRYRLHGFSAWQLAEIPAATRFESPLGSEHGALTYNAQQFWEMNADRGGHHTGDDLNGIGGRNTDLGDPVFATADGLVAFAGEPSPGWGKTIIVAHRDREGRVLESMYAHLDRIDVSAGGLVARGARIGTVGTANGYYPAHLHFEMRRGDGIDVGSGYGMFPLNRLDPVKTITELAGNAPDDLAPSPLATALK
- a CDS encoding OmpA family protein, yielding MQESRFPLAFLAGAIVLAAGVGALYVYRGKPTAPPPPHAPVVEEKKTVAPTPENIPANQKESVVDGPVDPEAALANAGVGLAAVNPAELLGKIGTALETGDFEKLGQLIGKQALDDGTRKRLAQLATQTPKLRKPNAVQEVGELELNKRARWALWLDGVEAGRDRIFFDLKNEAGKWSVQSLVLPPAPGEPVPKAVLVDALGIADAFLQATLHQQFELAKEFADPATVSDAKIAGLCILFEDGNYNLRADKPLRAMFQRPDTCGYIARVVAADGSDAAEFSMVLRQPEQNGHWRVSDINLDQLLADYAKRVAGGDVYYTPLLKNPKGGDTLVLYFGFDEDTLAPRTERQLDIVAQILKTDPAKQLTLSGHTDALGTEPYNEKLSLRRANFVKEYLVKTGVAENQIITVAKGQSQPRRPNFTESGGDNPEGRRANRRAEIYLDFD